A part of Acidimicrobiales bacterium genomic DNA contains:
- the argB gene encoding acetylglutamate kinase, with product MTGTVVVKWGGAALDGGQVDDLADDVAHLHARGVEVVVVHGGGPEVSRAMRALGTEPVFVDGHRVTDAAAVEVVRMVLVGKVNQSLVGALNRRGRLAVGLSGQDGLLVQARPRVDPAGRDLGFVGDVDTVDPTALRAVTGAGMVPVVAPVAAGPGGGPWNVNADSVAAAVAVEVGAAALVLMTDVPGLLDDPADPSTVVGRVTAADLEARLAAGRLAGGMVPKVRAAVTAVRGGVGVARIVDGRPPHALLDAVAGTSGTTVEPGP from the coding sequence GTGACCGGCACGGTGGTCGTGAAGTGGGGCGGCGCCGCCCTCGACGGCGGCCAGGTCGACGACCTGGCCGACGACGTCGCCCACCTCCACGCGAGGGGGGTCGAGGTCGTCGTCGTGCACGGCGGCGGGCCGGAGGTGTCGCGGGCCATGCGGGCGCTCGGCACCGAGCCGGTGTTCGTCGACGGCCACCGGGTGACCGACGCGGCGGCCGTGGAGGTCGTCCGCATGGTGCTCGTCGGCAAGGTCAACCAGTCCCTGGTCGGCGCGCTCAACCGGCGGGGCCGGCTGGCCGTCGGCCTCTCCGGCCAGGACGGCCTCCTCGTGCAGGCCCGGCCCCGGGTCGACCCGGCCGGGCGGGACCTGGGCTTCGTCGGCGACGTCGACACGGTCGACCCGACCGCCCTGCGGGCCGTGACCGGTGCCGGCATGGTGCCGGTCGTCGCGCCGGTGGCGGCCGGGCCGGGCGGCGGTCCCTGGAACGTGAACGCCGACTCGGTCGCCGCCGCCGTCGCCGTCGAGGTCGGCGCGGCGGCGCTCGTGCTCATGACCGACGTGCCCGGCCTGCTCGACGACCCGGCCGACCCGTCCACCGTCGTCGGGCGGGTGACGGCGGCCGACCTCGAGGCCCGGCTGGCGGCCGGGCGGCTGGCCGGCGGGATGGTGCCCAAGGTGCGGGCCGCGGTCACCGCCGTGCGGGGCGGCGTCGGCGTGGCGAGGATCGTCGACGGCCGGCCGCCCCACGCCCTGCTCGACGCGGTGGCCGGCACGTCGGGGACCACCGTGGAGCCGGGGCCGTGA
- the argC gene encoding N-acetyl-gamma-glutamyl-phosphate reductase codes for MSVGVVGASGYAGAELLRLLAAHPDLHVAWAAAASAAGTAVADRYPGLAPAYGDLAFRATDEALDEGADVVFCALPHGESAGVALAAAAAGAVVCDLSADFRLLDPAAYPAWYGADHPAPGELGAWAYGLPELHRDELRGARKVAVPGCYPTAAVLALAPALAAGLVAPDGIVVDAKSGVSGAGRSPADATLFAQANESVRPYGAPSHRHTPEIEQELSRVAGRPLVVTFTPHLVPMTRGELVTCYATLVDGADQAAVDACYRAAYASEPFVDPLPAGTWPATRSVAGTNRALVGATVDARAGRLVVAAAIDNLGKGAAGQAVQCANLAVGLPETAGLDHLAPGP; via the coding sequence ATGAGCGTCGGCGTCGTCGGGGCGTCCGGGTACGCCGGCGCCGAGCTGCTCCGCCTGCTCGCCGCCCACCCGGACCTGCACGTGGCGTGGGCCGCGGCCGCGTCCGCGGCCGGCACGGCGGTGGCCGACCGCTACCCGGGGCTCGCCCCGGCCTACGGCGACCTCGCCTTCCGGGCCACCGACGAGGCGCTCGACGAGGGCGCCGACGTGGTGTTCTGCGCGCTGCCTCACGGCGAGTCGGCCGGGGTGGCCCTCGCCGCCGCGGCGGCCGGCGCCGTGGTGTGCGACCTGTCGGCCGACTTCCGCCTGCTCGACCCGGCCGCCTACCCGGCCTGGTACGGCGCCGACCACCCGGCGCCGGGCGAGCTCGGGGCGTGGGCCTACGGCCTGCCCGAGCTCCACCGGGACGAGCTGCGGGGGGCGAGGAAGGTGGCCGTGCCCGGCTGCTACCCGACGGCCGCCGTCCTCGCCCTCGCGCCGGCGCTGGCCGCCGGGCTGGTGGCGCCGGACGGCATCGTCGTGGACGCCAAGTCCGGCGTGTCGGGCGCCGGGCGGTCGCCGGCCGACGCCACCCTGTTCGCCCAGGCCAACGAGAGCGTCCGCCCGTACGGCGCCCCGTCGCACCGGCACACCCCGGAGATCGAGCAGGAGCTGTCGCGGGTGGCCGGCCGCCCGCTCGTCGTCACGTTCACCCCCCACCTCGTGCCGATGACGAGGGGCGAGCTGGTCACCTGCTACGCCACCCTGGTCGACGGCGCCGACCAGGCCGCCGTCGACGCCTGCTACCGCGCCGCCTACGCGTCCGAGCCGTTCGTCGACCCGCTCCCCGCCGGCACCTGGCCGGCGACGCGGTCGGTGGCCGGGACGAACCGGGCCCTCGTCGGCGCCACCGTCGACGCCAGGGCCGGGCGGCTCGTGGTGGCGGCGGCGATCGACAACCTCGGCAAGGGCGCCGCCGGCCAGGCCGTGCAGTGCGCCAACCTGGCCGTCGGGCTCCCCGAGACGGCCGGCCTCGACCACCTGGCGCCGGGCCCGTGA
- a CDS encoding GNAT family N-acetyltransferase, protein MHVYATMAAMHVRRGTDADAHAAATVAERVLREHGLPFDPLGADADLLRPEASFHSFFVAVDGDRVVGTAALAVHDDGCGELRKLFLLSDCRGAGVGRGLLDAVLDAARSAGLRQVRLLTRDRYDRAIRLYERSGFRPDGAGRHRRDGGLGPAYVVDLAPTPACTVA, encoded by the coding sequence ATGCATGTCTATGCGACGATGGCCGCCATGCACGTGCGCAGGGGGACCGACGCCGACGCCCACGCCGCCGCCACCGTGGCCGAGCGCGTGCTGCGCGAGCACGGCCTCCCGTTCGACCCGCTGGGCGCCGACGCCGACCTCCTCCGACCCGAGGCGTCGTTCCACTCGTTCTTCGTCGCCGTCGACGGCGACCGGGTGGTCGGCACGGCCGCCCTCGCCGTGCACGACGACGGCTGCGGCGAGCTGCGGAAGCTGTTCCTCCTGTCCGACTGCCGCGGCGCCGGCGTGGGCCGGGGCCTGCTCGACGCCGTGCTCGACGCCGCCCGCTCCGCCGGCCTCCGGCAGGTGCGCCTGCTGACCAGGGACCGCTACGACCGGGCCATCCGCCTGTACGAGCGGTCCGGCTTCCGCCCGGACGGCGCCGGCCGCCACCGCCGCGACGGCGGCCTCGGCCCGGCCTACGTCGTCGACCTCGCCCCGACCCCGGCCTGCACCGTCGCCTGA
- a CDS encoding MarC family protein produces the protein MTVVRAAVVLALVMNGAAAVAVTGRLAPGGDGRRRLLVGAGALAAALLAGAAAVSGPVRDALDVGVPSTQISAGALVAVGAVLVLVEGSWGDVVADGAAARPRRGLVVPLTLPVLAGPGPLAVAVALAGRWGTATAVVAVALAAAATVVLAAALDRVGARHPWAPPLAARLVAAGAVAAAVELAVDGVLGV, from the coding sequence GTGACGGTCGTGCGGGCGGCGGTCGTGCTCGCCCTGGTGATGAACGGGGCGGCGGCGGTGGCCGTCACGGGCCGGCTGGCCCCGGGGGGCGACGGCCGGCGCCGGCTCCTCGTCGGGGCCGGCGCGCTGGCCGCCGCGCTGCTGGCCGGGGCGGCCGCCGTGTCGGGGCCGGTCCGCGACGCGCTGGACGTCGGCGTCCCCAGCACCCAGATCTCGGCCGGCGCGCTCGTCGCCGTGGGCGCCGTGCTCGTGCTCGTGGAGGGGTCGTGGGGCGACGTGGTCGCCGACGGCGCGGCCGCCCGGCCCCGCCGCGGGCTGGTCGTGCCCCTCACCCTCCCGGTGCTGGCCGGGCCCGGGCCGCTCGCCGTGGCCGTGGCCCTGGCCGGGCGGTGGGGGACGGCCACCGCGGTCGTCGCCGTCGCCCTCGCCGCCGCCGCCACGGTCGTCCTGGCCGCCGCCCTCGACCGGGTGGGCGCCCGCCACCCGTGGGCCCCGCCGCTGGCCGCCCGGCTGGTGGCCGCCGGGGCCGTCGCCGCCGCCGTCGAGCTGGCGGTCGACGGCGTGCTCGGCGTCTGA
- a CDS encoding ROK family protein, which translates to MPTVLAVDIGGTKLAAGVVDEDGALLRRAAAPTPRGTDPEALFAALLAVVGAVRAGDEVVCGVGTGGPMTPGGETVSPLNIPAWRGFPLRRRLADAVALPTHVDNDAKALALGEGWRGAARGERHFIAMVVSTGVGGGIVLDGRLLDGAGGNAGHIGHVIVEPDGRVCGCGARGCLEAEASGTGILGATGRPASEAGPEVAVRTGTLVGRAVASVANLLDLRLAVVAGSVALGFGEPFFAAAQAELDARSRLDFSAGARIVPAGLGDAGPLVGAAAVGWRGTGLAVLGG; encoded by the coding sequence GTGCCGACCGTCCTCGCCGTCGACATCGGCGGCACGAAGCTGGCGGCCGGCGTGGTCGACGAGGACGGCGCCCTGCTCCGGCGGGCGGCCGCGCCGACGCCGAGGGGCACCGATCCCGAGGCCCTGTTCGCCGCCCTCCTCGCCGTCGTCGGCGCCGTCCGGGCCGGCGACGAGGTCGTGTGCGGCGTGGGCACGGGCGGGCCGATGACCCCCGGGGGCGAGACCGTGTCGCCGCTCAACATCCCGGCCTGGCGGGGCTTCCCGCTGCGCCGCCGGCTGGCCGACGCCGTGGCCCTGCCCACCCACGTCGACAACGACGCCAAGGCGCTGGCCCTCGGCGAGGGGTGGCGGGGCGCCGCCAGGGGCGAGCGCCACTTCATCGCCATGGTCGTGTCGACGGGCGTGGGCGGCGGCATCGTGCTCGACGGCCGCCTGCTCGACGGGGCCGGCGGCAACGCCGGCCACATCGGGCACGTGATCGTCGAGCCCGACGGGCGGGTGTGCGGCTGCGGGGCGAGGGGGTGCCTCGAGGCCGAGGCGTCGGGCACCGGGATCCTCGGCGCCACCGGCCGGCCGGCCAGCGAGGCCGGGCCCGAGGTGGCCGTGCGCACGGGCACGCTGGTCGGGCGGGCCGTGGCCTCGGTGGCCAACCTGCTCGACCTGCGCCTCGCCGTCGTCGCCGGGTCGGTGGCGCTCGGGTTCGGCGAGCCGTTCTTCGCCGCCGCCCAGGCCGAGCTGGACGCCCGCAGCCGCCTCGACTTCTCGGCCGGCGCCCGCATCGTGCCGGCCGGGCTGGGCGACGCCGGGCCGCTGGTGGGCGCGGCCGCCGTCGGCTGGCGGGGCACCGGCCTGGCCGTGCTCGGCGGATGA